From Chitinispirillales bacterium ANBcel5, one genomic window encodes:
- a CDS encoding DUF2267 domain-containing protein produces MEYVEFVDKVRKGAKLHSLHDAEVAVEASLATLGERLNTTDTTALGAQVPSELKHFLSERSRVDSFDLEEYYNRVSARADVGYPDAVQRSRKVMTVLKEAVTEGQINKVLEHLPAEFKELFGKEPQDPLSPTQQQGK; encoded by the coding sequence ATGGAATATGTGGAATTTGTAGATAAAGTGCGCAAAGGGGCAAAACTGCATTCTCTTCATGATGCAGAAGTAGCGGTTGAGGCATCGCTTGCTACTCTTGGTGAGAGATTGAATACCACAGATACTACTGCTCTTGGTGCTCAGGTGCCTTCTGAGCTGAAGCATTTTCTTTCAGAAAGGAGTCGAGTGGATAGTTTTGATCTGGAGGAGTATTATAATCGTGTTTCAGCCCGTGCTGATGTTGGTTATCCTGATGCAGTCCAGCGATCGCGAAAAGTCATGACAGTACTTAAAGAAGCAGTAACTGAGGGACAGATAAATAAGGTGCTTGAGCATCTTCCAGCTGAATTCAAAGAGCTTTTTGGAAAAGAACCACAGGATCCGTTATCGCCAACCCAG
- a CDS encoding MBL fold metallo-hydrolase, producing the protein MCLSGALRGFCFSVISLWFLWGCNSSTGVAEGDDFTFSIIDVGQGLSQIAFQQNRSVVFDMGPARNYDNWLEEYKRIGKPHIEAIVISHTHEDHWGGLRHLDSSINWSGTLIISPHEDSSFLREKSTYWRDEIQFELCVWDDTLYFFDEVIIRCLWPPENINEMVPIVDRFKNFYSLVFSLEHHRNSVLITSDIDTLSQQNIYEKYGYQLRSDIVVAPHHGSAGSADHIFFGYVLPSVTVISCSENNTYGHPSRRMLQEIMNTGSETLLTYIDGTVVFRSNGYYWSRLR; encoded by the coding sequence ATGTGTTTATCAGGGGCTCTTCGGGGTTTTTGTTTTAGTGTAATAAGTCTTTGGTTTCTTTGGGGCTGTAACAGCTCAACGGGTGTGGCAGAAGGTGATGATTTTACCTTTTCAATAATTGATGTTGGACAGGGACTTTCACAAATTGCATTTCAGCAAAACAGATCTGTCGTTTTTGATATGGGACCTGCAAGAAACTATGATAATTGGCTTGAGGAATACAAAAGGATAGGCAAGCCACATATTGAGGCGATTGTTATTTCACACACGCACGAAGACCACTGGGGTGGGCTTAGGCATTTGGACTCCAGCATTAACTGGAGTGGTACACTCATTATTTCACCTCATGAGGATAGTTCTTTTTTAAGGGAGAAAAGCACCTATTGGCGTGATGAGATACAATTTGAACTGTGTGTATGGGATGATACGCTCTACTTTTTTGATGAAGTTATAATACGGTGTTTATGGCCCCCTGAGAACATAAACGAAATGGTACCAATCGTAGACAGATTTAAAAATTTCTACAGTCTTGTTTTCTCACTTGAGCATCACAGAAACTCTGTTTTAATTACCTCTGACATCGACACCCTTTCTCAGCAGAACATTTATGAAAAATACGGCTATCAGCTACGTTCTGATATAGTGGTTGCGCCGCATCATGGAAGCGCAGGGTCAGCTGACCATATTTTTTTTGGTTATGTGCTTCCCTCTGTAACGGTAATCTCATGTAGTGAAAACAACACTTATGGTCATCCATCAAGAAGGATGTTGCAGGAGATTATGAATACCGGTTCAGAAACACTTTTGACCTATATTGATGGAACTGTGGTTTTTAGGAGCAACGGTTATTACTGGAGCAGATTAAGGTAA